A segment of the Filifactor alocis ATCC 35896 genome:
CCCTCTAAAAATACCAATAAAAAATTAAAATGTTCTACATTAATAACCTGATTCACATAAATTCCTCCCTAAGCTTAATTTTGATATCAATTTTTCATTGAAAGACTTATCAACAGAAGCAGAAAGTAATCTTTTACATTCAACCATGCTGATTGAACAAACTTACAACTGTCCGCTTTACTCTCCCTATGACAAAACACAACTCCTTATTAGCTAAAGAACTGCCTCGTGTCAGAGTTTGGATAAACTTTAACCCTCATGATATAATATATTTTCATCTGATTAAAAAGTCTATCCTCTCGTCTTCCGAAAAACATCGACTCATTTCGAATTTCTTATGATATACCCAAACTTTTTCAAAAAAAACAATATGTATTGATATTTTTTATCATTTCAACACATATTGTTTTTCGCTTATCATCATTTCAGTTTTCAAAATTATTCATTTTTCAAAGATTCTAAAGCAGAAATTTTCATAGCTCTGTTCGCAGGATAGTATCCTGACAATACACCGATTGCCGTTGAGAAAACAATTGCTAAAATTACAATACTGAATGGAATAATTGACAAATCACTACCTTCTGTCCCCATCATATTTTCTACAAAGAATGATGTCAACAGCTTATTGATAGCAAACGATATCAGATAGCTGAACATTACTCCGATTACTCCGCCGGAAACTCCAATCAGAGCCGCTTCCAACAAAAATAAGTTTCGAATATCCTTTAAATTTGCACCGATTACTTTCATAACACCAATCTCTCTTGTTCTTTCATAGATAGACATAATCATGGTATTCGTAATTCCGATTGCCGCAACCAAAAGAGAAATTGCTCCGATTCCTCCTAATATCCCTTGAATCAACTTCCCTTGTTCTTCTACTTGATTCAACCAATCCTGAGGAGAATAAGTTTCAAACCCCATTTCACGAATGGATTCTAAAACAGATTTTACATCCTTTACATCCTTTACATACACTGCGACCTCATCATAAGATTTCTTTTTTGAAGTTTGAGGACGATCTCCTCGCGCACTCTGAACTTCTTCCAATATCTTGCTCAAATAATCATAATCCATCATCACCTGATATCCCATAGAACCGCTGGATGTTTCCAACACTCCTACTGCCTTTACAGGGTGTTGCTTAAACTTTTTTTTATCTGCATCTGTACTGGGATTGGAATCAGAACCTCTCCTTTTTCTGTTACCGTACTCTGTATCTCCTGTCAGAAACAGCTTCCCTGAAAAAACATCTACAGTCGGCTTTGGGCGATTCCCATTTTCATCCGGTTCAACATAGGCAGGATAATCACTTTTTTTCGGATTATAGAACTCATAGAGAACGTCCTGTCCAAATACCATCGCATTTTTATCTCCCGCTCTTAAAGTTCTTCCGCCTTCTTTCACCTTGTAATTAAAAGCTTCCATCGTACTTGACCTGATTCCGATTACAGTCGCATCCGCAACATATTTTCCGGATACAATCCGCAATGATTGTTCCAAAACAGGAGTTGCCGCCGTTGCTCCCGGAATTGCCAAAATATTTCTCAAAGCTGCATCATCCAATACAATTTTCTCTCCTGTCTGTCTGTTTACTCCTCCCGGGTTCATTACTTGAATAATATGCAAATTTTCATACTTCTCTACTTGTTTCTTATTTCCTTCATTCAATCCAATTCCCAAAGAAAGCATTACAACAATAGAAGTTGTTCCAATTACAACTCCCACAATAGACAAAAGACTTCGTACTTTTCTTCTCTTCAAGTTTCGAAATGCCATCGATAATAAGTCATTGTTATTCATCGATTTCCAACTCCTTCGCCTTGCTTCTGTTCTTTTTCTTCTTCCAAATTCCGGCTCCTGCCAACAGAATCACCAAGACACTCACTCCCGCTATTTTTTTGCCCTTATGAGTATCTTGATTCTCTTCAGGCATATCAGAAGGATCTGTCGGAGGAATAAATTCACTCACTTCAAATTGGAATTCTTTCCTTACCTCCTGCATGGTTCCCGACACATCCTCAAAAGAAAAGATAATTTCTCCATTTGCAGTTCCTACTTTATCCGGAATCACCGTAAAATCAAAAGAATCACTTTTTCCCGCTTCCATATTTCCGACAAAATATCCATTCTTATCTTCGATAGTAAAATCTCCGGTCGCCTTTACATTCAAATTACTCAATACTGTTTTTCCCAAGTTATAGAATGTTACCGAAAAGTTTGCCTGCTGCCCTTCAAATACTCCCTCTGTCGGAATATTCACTTCTCCGATGTCCAATTTCGTTTTTTGTACTACCGGAATAGAAATAGTATCCTTTGTTGTCAACACATTCCCTTTTAAATCTTCATAGCTGTAGTCCACAGAGATACCCGATGTCTTCTGTTCAGCAGTCGGTTTTGCTACAAAGCGCATCGCTTTTTTGATTTGAGATTTTGCTCCCATGCTATCGATGAAGAAAGCACTGCTGGAATTTACAGGAACAAAGGTTCCATCATCTGCACTCAAAGAAACTTTGATATTTCTAAGTGCTTTTTTGCTTGTATTGGTCAATGTTAAATGTAGTACAAACTCCTGTCCCGCCTGTACCTCATTTCCGCCATAAGAATACTCTTCTATCATAATTTGAGGATTTTTTTCGCCATCTTGTTTATCAGCATTTTCTCCACCGCCATATATGAATATACCTGCATACTGACTTGTCGCGATTGTTGCCTCACCCTCCTTTGTTTCAAAAGGCTCCACTGATAATTTAATCGGATAATTCTTAGGTTCTGTTTTTGAATTGGAGAAAAAAGTAACATTGTATTTTTTTGTTTGCTTCGGTAATAATTCCTCTTCCACAAAAATACCCTTGGATTTATTCACAATGCCATCTATTCCTTCAGCACTTATTTTCAATCCTTCCAATTTTCCGCTTCCGGTATTCGCTACTTCAAACGAAACGTCAAACGATTCTCCTGCTTTTGCTTTTTCCGGCAATTTAATATTTTGAATGGAAATATCTCCTTTTTCGGTTGATTTACGAGAACCTAAAATATGAAGATGTACCGTTTCTTCTGTGGAAAAGACACCTCCGTTTGGAAGTCTTCCCTCTGCAAACAACACAATCGGATAATTCCCTGTCTTTACATCATCTTTCACTTCCAAATAGAAAGTAGCGGTTTTCTCAACATTGATTGTTGCTGTATCAACACTCTTACGAAGTGTTTGATTTGGAAGAGTAACGCCGTCCGGCAAACTTGTAAATCCAATTCTCATATCCATCAATGCCGAATTCCCAATATTTTTCGCTTTTACTGTCACCATATTCTTATTTCCACCGGATACTCCTCCTTGAGGAACTTCCAAAGACAACATTATTTTCCCATTATACTGTTTCGTATTGTCTGAATCTCTAGGTTTTGAATCATTTTCTTTTTTTTCACCGTTATAAATATATACATTATATTTTCCTTCTGTAGAAGAATTGATTTTGGAAGAAGAAAATGAATTGTTCGTGGTCTCTTGCCCATTCACATACAATTTCACTTTATACCAATACTCCCAACCCCCATCAATATTATAAGTGCTGATGGGAATGCTGAGCGTCTTGCTCTCATGACTTGGGATAGTAACAGAATCACTGGAACCTGACAACACTGTAGTATTTTCCGAATCCACAATCTTAATTTGTACCTTTTCTTTTTTTGAATTTGTATTATTTTTAATCTTGAAATTTAATTTTGTTTCATCCTGACCACTCTCTACTGTTGATGTAGTCGCAGTTACTGTAAAATCATAGTCTTGGGCATAAGCAAAAGAATGGAACATAATTGCCGGCAACACCATGCCCACCACCATAAATATAATCAAGATCCAAAGTACCACTCGCATCAGTTTTTTATTTTTCTTCATCTTTAACTCTCCTTCACAACTATTCTTTATTTCTGACTCAATCTATTATCCACTCTTCTCTAACAAAAAGAGCCTGTGATTTCTCTTTTAATTTTTCCTCCACACTCAAAATATTCCCATCTTGAATCGTAACCACCTTATCCGCATAATTTGCAATCATCCTGTCATGTGTTACCAAAATCAAGGTCTGATTATTTTCCTTGACCATACCAACAATCAAGTCCATCACTTCTTTTGTTGTGTTCGTGTCCAGGTTCCCTGTAGGTTCATCCGCAAAAATAATCTTAGGACTGGCAACCAACGCCCTTGCTATTCCTATTCTCTGCTGTTGCCCTCCTGACATTTGGCTCGGTTTTCTCATCTCATATCCTTTCAAACCCACCTTTAACAGCATCTCTCTTGCCAACATCTCACGCTTCTCTTTGTTTTCATTTCGAAAAATCAAGGGTAAACTGACATTTTCTATCGCTGTCAACATAGGAAGCAAATGATATGCCTGAAAAATAAAACCTATATTTTTTTGACGAAACAAAGTAACCTCTTCTTCATTTAATTGATGGATGGGAATTCCACCAACGATAATCTCACCTTTTGTAGGTTTTTCCAAACCTGCTACCAAATTCAAAAAAGTAGATTT
Coding sequences within it:
- a CDS encoding ABC transporter permease, whose product is MNNNDLLSMAFRNLKRRKVRSLLSIVGVVIGTTSIVVMLSLGIGLNEGNKKQVEKYENLHIIQVMNPGGVNRQTGEKIVLDDAALRNILAIPGATAATPVLEQSLRIVSGKYVADATVIGIRSSTMEAFNYKVKEGGRTLRAGDKNAMVFGQDVLYEFYNPKKSDYPAYVEPDENGNRPKPTVDVFSGKLFLTGDTEYGNRKRRGSDSNPSTDADKKKFKQHPVKAVGVLETSSGSMGYQVMMDYDYLSKILEEVQSARGDRPQTSKKKSYDEVAVYVKDVKDVKSVLESIREMGFETYSPQDWLNQVEEQGKLIQGILGGIGAISLLVAAIGITNTMIMSIYERTREIGVMKVIGANLKDIRNLFLLEAALIGVSGGVIGVMFSYLISFAINKLLTSFFVENMMGTEGSDLSIIPFSIVILAIVFSTAIGVLSGYYPANRAMKISALESLKNE
- a CDS encoding COG1361 S-layer family protein, with protein sequence MKKNKKLMRVVLWILIIFMVVGMVLPAIMFHSFAYAQDYDFTVTATTSTVESGQDETKLNFKIKNNTNSKKEKVQIKIVDSENTTVLSGSSDSVTIPSHESKTLSIPISTYNIDGGWEYWYKVKLYVNGQETTNNSFSSSKINSSTEGKYNVYIYNGEKKENDSKPRDSDNTKQYNGKIMLSLEVPQGGVSGGNKNMVTVKAKNIGNSALMDMRIGFTSLPDGVTLPNQTLRKSVDTATINVEKTATFYLEVKDDVKTGNYPIVLFAEGRLPNGGVFSTEETVHLHILGSRKSTEKGDISIQNIKLPEKAKAGESFDVSFEVANTGSGKLEGLKISAEGIDGIVNKSKGIFVEEELLPKQTKKYNVTFFSNSKTEPKNYPIKLSVEPFETKEGEATIATSQYAGIFIYGGGENADKQDGEKNPQIMIEEYSYGGNEVQAGQEFVLHLTLTNTSKKALRNIKVSLSADDGTFVPVNSSSAFFIDSMGAKSQIKKAMRFVAKPTAEQKTSGISVDYSYEDLKGNVLTTKDTISIPVVQKTKLDIGEVNIPTEGVFEGQQANFSVTFYNLGKTVLSNLNVKATGDFTIEDKNGYFVGNMEAGKSDSFDFTVIPDKVGTANGEIIFSFEDVSGTMQEVRKEFQFEVSEFIPPTDPSDMPEENQDTHKGKKIAGVSVLVILLAGAGIWKKKKNRSKAKELEIDE
- a CDS encoding ABC transporter ATP-binding protein: MFAVERNQKNIQSDETEKKPFIQINHIRKVFTMGTEKVVALDDISLNIDKGEIVCFLGTSGSGKSTFLNLVAGLEKPTKGEIIVGGIPIHQLNEEEVTLFRQKNIGFIFQAYHLLPMLTAIENVSLPLIFRNENKEKREMLAREMLLKVGLKGYEMRKPSQMSGGQQQRIGIARALVASPKIIFADEPTGNLDTNTTKEVMDLIVGMVKENNQTLILVTHDRMIANYADKVVTIQDGNILSVEEKLKEKSQALFVREEWIID